From a single Fusobacterium pseudoperiodonticum genomic region:
- a CDS encoding precorrin-8X methylmutase, with amino-acid sequence MSYIKVPGDIEKRSFEIIEEELGDKAKKFSESEMPIVKRIIHTSADFEYADLIEFQNNAIESGLKALEKGCKIYCDTNMIVNGLSKPALSKYNCSAYCLVSDKEVIEEAKKEGLTRSIVGMRKAGKDPETKIFILGNAPTALYQLKEMIENGEIEKPALVIGVPVGFVGAAESKEEFKKLGIPYITINGRKGGSTIGVAILHGIIYQIYKREGFHA; translated from the coding sequence ATGAGTTATATAAAAGTACCGGGAGATATAGAAAAAAGAAGTTTTGAAATTATTGAAGAAGAATTAGGAGATAAAGCGAAGAAATTCTCTGAAAGTGAAATGCCTATAGTTAAAAGAATAATTCATACTTCAGCAGATTTTGAATATGCTGATTTAATAGAATTTCAAAATAATGCTATAGAAAGTGGATTAAAAGCCTTAGAAAAAGGTTGCAAAATTTATTGTGATACAAATATGATAGTGAATGGGCTTAGTAAACCTGCCTTATCTAAATATAACTGTTCTGCTTATTGTTTAGTTTCTGACAAAGAAGTAATTGAAGAAGCTAAAAAAGAAGGACTTACTCGTTCTATAGTTGGAATGAGAAAAGCAGGAAAAGATCCTGAAACAAAAATATTTATTTTAGGAAATGCACCTACTGCACTATATCAATTAAAAGAAATGATAGAAAATGGTGAGATAGAAAAACCTGCCTTAGTTATAGGAGTTCCTGTTGGTTTTGTTGGAGCAGCAGAATCAAAAGAAGAATTCAAAAAATTAGGTATTCCATATATCACAATAAATGGTAGAAAAGGAGGAAGTACAATAGGTGTTGCTATACTTCATGGAATTATCTACCAAATATATAAAAGAGAAGGTTTTCATGCATAA
- a CDS encoding VOC family protein, translated as MNKITCICLGVKNMEKAIKFYRDGLGYKTNCKENNPPVCFFDTPGTKFELYPLDLLIKDIDENSLKIGSSFSGFTLAYNVEKKEDVDKVIELVKNAGGKIIKEPQNVFWGGYHAYFSDLDNYLWEVVWGPDFQFDKNGLLKF; from the coding sequence ATGAATAAAATTACTTGTATTTGTCTAGGTGTAAAAAATATGGAGAAAGCAATAAAATTTTATAGAGATGGTCTGGGATATAAAACAAATTGCAAAGAAAATAATCCGCCAGTTTGTTTCTTTGATACCCCAGGGACAAAGTTTGAATTATATCCATTGGATTTATTAATAAAAGATATAGATGAGAACAGTCTTAAAATTGGAAGTAGTTTTAGTGGATTTACCTTAGCATATAATGTTGAGAAAAAAGAAGATGTTGATAAAGTTATTGAATTAGTTAAAAATGCAGGAGGAAAAATTATTAAAGAACCTCAAAATGTTTTTTGGGGAGGCTATCATGCATATTTTTCTGATTTGGACAATTATCTTTGGGAAGTAGTATGGGGACCAGATTTTCAATTTGATAAAAATGGACTATTAAAATTTTAA
- a CDS encoding cobyrinate a,c-diamide synthase, with amino-acid sequence MKAFMLAGVSSGIGKTTISMALMSAFANVSPFKVGPDYIDPGFHEFITNNKSYNLDLYMMGEQGVRYSFYKHHKDISIVEGVMGLYDGIDNSLDNNSSAHVARFLGIPVILVVDGVGKSTSIAAQILGYKMLDPRVNIAGVIINKVSSEKTYAIFKEAIEKYTSVKCLGFIEKNEALNISSRHLGLLQADEVEDLRDKLFILKNLVLKNIDLEALEKIATEETRTINIDKDEIEYPLYLSSLKDKHKGKVIAIARDRAFSFYYNDNIEFLEYMGFRMTYFSPIKDKKVPDCDAIYLGGGYPENFAEELSNNKEMIESIKENYEQGKNILAECGGFMYLSHAIEQKDETLHQMCGLVPCTVVMNNRLDISRFGYISIRDKNDIEVAKGHEFHYSKLKTVLEDTREFKAVKKDGRNWECIFHEKNMYAGYPHIHFFGSYKLLEELF; translated from the coding sequence ATGAAAGCATTTATGCTTGCTGGTGTTAGTAGTGGTATTGGAAAGACAACTATATCTATGGCTTTGATGTCAGCCTTTGCCAATGTATCACCATTTAAGGTTGGACCTGACTATATAGATCCAGGTTTCCACGAATTTATTACAAATAATAAAAGTTATAATTTAGATCTATATATGATGGGAGAACAAGGGGTAAGATATAGTTTCTATAAACACCATAAGGATATATCAATAGTCGAAGGTGTTATGGGGCTATATGATGGTATAGATAATTCCTTAGATAACAATAGCTCGGCACATGTAGCAAGATTCTTAGGTATACCTGTTATTTTGGTTGTAGATGGTGTAGGGAAAAGTACAAGTATAGCAGCACAAATTTTAGGATATAAGATGCTTGACCCTAGAGTTAATATAGCAGGTGTTATAATAAATAAGGTTTCAAGTGAAAAAACTTATGCTATATTTAAAGAAGCTATTGAGAAATACACTTCTGTTAAGTGTTTAGGTTTTATAGAAAAAAATGAAGCCTTAAATATTTCAAGTAGACATTTAGGACTTTTACAAGCTGATGAAGTGGAAGATTTAAGAGATAAATTATTTATTCTAAAAAATCTTGTTCTAAAAAATATAGATTTAGAAGCTTTAGAAAAAATCGCTACTGAAGAAACTAGAACAATAAATATAGATAAAGATGAGATTGAATATCCTTTATACCTATCTTCTTTAAAAGATAAACATAAGGGAAAAGTTATTGCTATAGCAAGAGATAGAGCTTTCTCATTTTACTATAATGATAATATAGAATTTTTGGAATATATGGGATTTAGAATGACATATTTCTCACCTATAAAAGATAAAAAAGTTCCTGATTGTGATGCAATATATTTAGGAGGAGGTTACCCTGAAAACTTTGCAGAAGAATTATCAAATAACAAAGAAATGATAGAGTCAATTAAAGAAAATTATGAACAAGGTAAGAATATTCTAGCTGAATGTGGAGGCTTTATGTATTTGAGCCATGCCATAGAGCAAAAAGATGAAACTCTTCATCAAATGTGTGGGCTTGTTCCTTGTACTGTAGTTATGAATAATAGATTGGATATCTCAAGATTTGGTTATATATCTATAAGAGATAAAAATGATATTGAAGTTGCTAAAGGACATGAGTTCCACTATTCAAAATTAAAAACTGTATTGGAAGATACAAGAGAATTTAAAGCTGTTAAAAAAGATGGAAGAAATTGGGAATGTATATTCCATGAAAAAAATATGTATGCTGGCTACCCACATATACACTTTTTTGGAAGTTACAAATTATTAGAGGAGCTATTTTAA
- a CDS encoding pyridoxal phosphate-dependent aminotransferase: protein MKDLHGGNIYKFQREGKNDILDYSSNINPLGVPQKFINIAKESFDKLVNYPDPYYIDLRKKIAEFNSLDLSNIIVGNGATEILFLYLKALKPKKVLILAPCFAEYERALKSVSAEITYFELKESDNFYPNIENLKKEIETNNYDLLLFCNPNNPTGQFIKLEDIKEIVVACENKNTKIFVDEAFIEFIENWQEKTVSLFKNKNIFIMRAFTKFFAIPGLRLGYGIGFDDEILNKMWDEKEPWTVNTFANLAGLVMLDDKEYIEKSEKWILEEKKFMYKELSEFQYLKAYRTECNFILLKIQNISSASLRDKMIEKNILIRDASNFKFLDYHFVRLAIKDRESNIKVLEALADIIEYRG, encoded by the coding sequence ATGAAAGATTTACATGGAGGAAATATTTATAAATTTCAAAGAGAAGGTAAAAATGATATTTTAGATTATAGTTCAAATATCAACCCACTAGGTGTACCTCAAAAATTTATAAATATAGCAAAAGAGAGTTTTGATAAGTTAGTAAATTATCCTGATCCTTATTATATTGATTTAAGAAAAAAAATAGCTGAATTTAATTCATTAGATTTAAGTAATATCATTGTTGGAAACGGAGCTACAGAAATCTTATTTTTGTATCTTAAGGCTTTGAAACCAAAAAAGGTTTTAATACTTGCACCTTGTTTTGCTGAGTATGAAAGAGCTTTGAAATCTGTTTCAGCAGAGATAACTTATTTTGAATTAAAAGAGAGTGATAATTTTTATCCTAATATCGAGAATTTAAAAAAAGAAATTGAAACTAATAACTACGATTTATTACTTTTCTGTAATCCAAATAATCCAACAGGACAATTTATTAAGTTGGAAGATATAAAGGAAATAGTTGTTGCTTGTGAAAATAAAAACACTAAAATTTTTGTAGATGAAGCCTTTATAGAATTCATAGAAAATTGGCAAGAAAAAACAGTTTCTTTATTTAAAAATAAAAATATTTTTATTATGAGAGCTTTCACAAAGTTTTTTGCTATACCTGGACTTAGACTAGGCTATGGAATAGGCTTTGATGATGAGATTTTAAATAAGATGTGGGATGAAAAAGAGCCTTGGACTGTTAATACTTTTGCAAATCTTGCAGGTCTTGTTATGCTTGATGACAAAGAGTATATTGAAAAATCTGAAAAGTGGATTTTAGAAGAAAAGAAATTTATGTATAAAGAATTAAGTGAATTTCAATATCTAAAAGCATATAGGACAGAATGTAATTTCATTTTATTAAAAATACAGAATATCAGTTCAGCAAGTTTAAGAGATAAGATGATAGAAAAAAACATACTGATAAGAGATGCTTCAAATTTTAAATTTTTAGATTATCACTTTGTCAGACTTGCAATAAAAGATAGAGAATCAAATATAAAAGTATTGGAAGCTTTAGCAGATATTATAGAGTATAGGGGTTAA
- a CDS encoding Fic family protein: MKKELSPPFKITNDILNLVYEIGELVGKISAEKEFEKNLTLRRENRIKTIYSSLAIEQNTLTLEQVTDVINGKRVLAPLKDIKEVQNAYEIYERLEELNENSMKDLLLAHKIMTSELIKESGRFRSKNAGVYQGDKLIHMGTLPEYIPELINNLFLWLKNSKEHPLIKAAVFHYEFEFIHPFQDGNGRIGRLWHSLILSKWKKFFAWLPIESLVQKYQKEYYIAINNSNKDGESTEFILFMLEIIKKTLIELIDTQEVTDKTTDKMTDKNKERVKLVLKYLGQNDSISNKEAQSLLGISEATARRFLNSLVKENLLVAVGEYKARKYIKK; the protein is encoded by the coding sequence ATGAAGAAAGAACTTTCACCACCTTTTAAAATAACAAATGATATTCTTAATTTAGTATATGAAATTGGAGAGCTTGTTGGAAAAATAAGTGCAGAGAAAGAATTTGAAAAAAATTTAACTTTAAGAAGAGAAAATAGAATTAAAACAATTTATTCTTCTCTTGCCATAGAGCAAAATACTCTGACTCTTGAGCAAGTTACTGATGTAATAAATGGAAAAAGAGTCTTGGCTCCTCTTAAAGATATAAAAGAAGTTCAAAATGCTTATGAAATATACGAAAGACTTGAGGAACTTAATGAGAATTCAATGAAAGATTTATTGTTAGCACATAAAATAATGACAAGTGAATTAATAAAAGAAAGTGGAAGATTTAGAAGTAAAAATGCTGGAGTATATCAAGGTGATAAATTAATACATATGGGAACTTTACCAGAATATATTCCTGAACTAATAAATAATTTATTTTTGTGGCTTAAAAATAGTAAGGAACATCCTTTGATAAAAGCAGCAGTTTTCCATTATGAGTTTGAATTTATTCATCCATTCCAAGATGGAAATGGTAGAATAGGAAGACTATGGCATAGCTTGATTCTTTCTAAGTGGAAAAAGTTTTTTGCTTGGTTACCAATAGAAAGTCTAGTACAAAAATATCAAAAAGAATATTATATAGCAATAAATAATTCAAATAAAGATGGTGAGTCCACTGAATTTATTTTATTTATGTTAGAAATTATAAAAAAAACTTTAATAGAATTAATTGATACACAAGAAGTGACTGATAAAACGACTGATAAAATGACTGATAAAAATAAAGAAAGAGTTAAATTAGTTCTAAAATATTTAGGTCAAAATGATTCTATTAGCAATAAAGAGGCACAAAGCTTGCTAGGTATCTCAGAAGCTACAGCAAGAAGATTTTTAAATAGTTTAGTCAAAGAAAATCTTTTAGTGGCTGTTGGAGAATACAAAGCAAGAAAATATATAAAAAAATAA